CTCGAAGGCGAACACCCGTCCCCGCGGGCCGACCCACTCGGCCAGGCACAACGCGTAGATGCCCAGGTTGGCGCCAACGTCGAGCACGACCGACCCCGGCTGCACACGCTCCCGGAGGAAGGCGTGGACCAGCGGGTCGTACTCGGGCTGGAAGTACTGCCGCAGGAAGGGATCGATCCGGTAGCGCTCGCGACCGTTGACCGTCCACCAGATGCCGCGGCCGAACGTCGCGACGTGCAGCGCCCAGTTGTACGCGGGCCGCAGCGCGCGAATGACCGCGCTCTCCCGGCCCAGCCTTCCGCTTACCGCGCGGGCGAGCCGCCGGACGGCGCTCACGCTGACCTCGCCGAGCCGAACGACGCGCCCGCGGTCCGCACGCCCAGCTTGAGCAGCGCGAACGCGAAGCCGCGGCGCAGAGTGAGCGGGAGGCTGGCTGGCGGCAGGCGCCGCCACCAGGTGCGGCGCGGGCGTGAACGCTCCGTGCGGATCGTCTCGTCCCAGCGTTGATGGAACAACTGGCCCTTGGGCAGCACCATCGCCTTGTGCTTCTCGGACACCATGCGGCCGAGGGTGCTGCTCCCCAGGTGCGTGAACGCCCCCAGGCGCTCGTAGCCGTGCGTGGCCACCTTCCAGCCGCCCTGCGCGCGGACGCGGTAGCAGAGGTCCGCCTCGTCCCATTCGATCGGCGCGAAGGCCTCGTCGAGCGGGCCGACCTTGTCCAGGCACGCGCGGCGCACCATCCACGGCCGCACCACGATGTCCACCTCGGCGAGGCGGAACCAGTTGAGAGCGAGGCCCGGGCCCAGCGTGCTTACCAGGTGCTTCGGGTCGTGAAGATGCTCCCACTGCGTGATCGGGTACGCGAGTGGGAAACAGTACAGCCCGCGGATCAGGCTGAGGAGGCCGAGCTCCGGGTACGCGCGAAAGGTCGCGAGCAGCTCGGGCACGAGCCAGTGGACCTCGAGGAACATGTCGTCGTCCCAGACCAGGAACAGCGGTGCGCGCGCCTCGCGGAAGCCGCGATTGTTGCACTTGAGCTGGTTGACGTTGTCTTCGTGGAACCAGCGCAGGAACCGCGCGCCCCACGGCGTCGCCGCGACCTCGCGCAGGTACCCCACGGTGCCGTCGAGACAGCCGTCCTCGATGACGAGCAGCTCCACCGGCTGAGCCGCGGCGTACCGTTGCCAGCTCTCCAGGCAGCGCCGCAGCACGGCGACGTTGTTGTAGGTCGGGATGATCACCGAGAGCGCGGGGTCGGGTGCCTCAGCCATCTCAGAAGGTACCCTGCCGGATCTCCTCGCTGATCCACGCGATCACCTCGTCGAGCATCGTGTCGAGCGAGGTGGAGGGCGCGAACCCCAGGACCTCGCGCGCCTTCCTGGTGTCCGGGACGCGCCTCTGCACGTCGTGACGGAACGGCTCGTCGCTCACCCAGCGGAACGGCTTCTGCCCGTGGTGGATCTTCTCCCAGACCAGCTCGGCAAGCTCGAGCACGGTCGTGGACCGGTCGTTGGAGATGTTGAAGTCCTCGTTCAGCGCCAGCTCGCTCTCCATCGCGATGCGGACGCCGCGCGCGATGTCTCCGCCGTAGGTGTAGTGTCGCACCTGCTTGCCGTCGCCCAGTAGGTGGAGCGGGTCCTGGCCCTTCAAGACCTTCTGCACCAAGTCCGGGACGACGTGCGACAGCGCGAGCTCCACGTTGCCGCTCTTCACGGCCCGGCCGCCCACCGCCTTCCGTTCTCCGATCCCGACGCAGTTGAACGGTCGCACTATCGTGTACGGCAACGAGTACTGGTCCCAAGCGGCCCGCGCGAAGTACTCGCAGGCCAGCTTCTGGAATCCGTACGAGCTGGAAGGCGGCGGGCAGGCATGCTCGTGGCCTTCGGGGGTCGGGAAGACGGTCGCATTCTCGAAGACCATGCTGCTGGACATGACCGTGATCTTCTTGAGGCGGCGCTCGCGGTGCGCCCAGATCGCCGCGTCGAAGGTCGCCGCGACGATGCGCTCGTTGTCCGCGAGGAGGTCGTAGGCGAACTGGTGGAAGTAGGAGATGCCTCCGATGCGCGCCGCACCGGCCACCAGGTGATCGCAGTCGGCCACGAGCTCCTTGAGCAGCGCCGGGTCGCGGCAGTCGCCCTGGCGGAAGGTGTAGCGCGGGTGCGCGTCGTAGCTGCGCGCCACGCGGCCGTACTTGGAGTGGTTGTCCACGCCGGCCACGTCGTAGCCGTGGTCGAGAAGCTCTTGAACCAGGTAGCCGCCGATGAACCCGGACGAGCCGGTGACGAGTACGCGGACCGGTCGCTCGCTCACACCAGGTACCCCCGCCCGAGCAGGTTCCAGACATCGACCACGGTCTTGCCGTCGGGCACCGCGAGGCCGCGGTACTCGGGGTGCGGCGCCCCGATGAACACCACGTCCGATTCCGCGAGGACACTTTCCAGCGGCACGAGGTCCTGGTCCTTCACGTGCGGGTCCGAGCAGAGCACGCGCGCCGCCTCGGCTCGGAGGATGTTCTTGAGCTTGTAGGAGAGACTGCTCCGCTTGTCGTCGCTCCCGGCCTTGAACGCCATGCCGAGGATGCCCGCGGTCTTTTCCGTCAGCGTGGTCTTCGCCTTCACCTGCTGCACCAGGAAGTCGGGCAGTCCTTCGTTGATCAGCATCGCGGCGTGGCCGAGGTAGAACTGGTTGTGGCCGAACGCGGCGAGCTGCATCGTGTCCTTGAAGAGGCAGGGCCCCGCCGCGAACCCCGGTCCCGGCATCCCGGCCAGGCGCGGATAATTGAACCGGCTGCCCTCGAGGATGCGGTGGAAATCCAGCCCCGCGCTCTGCGCCATCATGAAGAACTGGTTCGCGGTCGCGAACTGGACGTAGCGCCACGCATTGGTGAGCAGCTTGGCCAGCTCCGCCTCCATGGGCTGCATCTCGACGAGATCACTCGTGAAGAGCCCGAAAAGCTCTCGCGCCTCGGCGAGCCCCCGCTCGTCGAAGGCGCTCACGATCTGCGGCAGCTCGGCGAACTCGCGCAGGCTGTGGCCCTGCGCGACGCGCTCGGGGCAGAACGCCACGCTTATGTCCAGCCCCTGGTCCCGAACCCACCGCTGCACCCGTGCACTCGTTCCGGGGAAGACCGTGCTGCGCAGCACCAACAGCTGCCCGTCGCGCAACGAGGGGCGGCACGCTTCGAGGGCGCGCGGAATGGCGTCGAGCGCGGGGTTCAGGTGGTCGTCGACCGGAGTGCCGATGATGAGGATGAGCGCGCGGCACGACGCGAGCGCTTCAGCCCGGTGCGTGCACTCGAGCCGGCCCGCTTTCAGGACGCGCGCGAGCATCTCCGGCGCGCCCTGCTCCTCGAAGGGCATTGACCCGCCGGCCACCAGGGCCAGCGCGCGCTGGTCGATGTCGTAGATGACGGTGCGCCGGCCCTTGTCGGCGAAGTTGAGCGCCAGCGGCAGGCCTACGTGGCCGCAGCCGCCGATCACCCCAACGTCCCTATCGAATGCAGTCGTCATGTCGTCATCCAATATGCGTGGCCAGGGCGTCCCCGCCACGGCGGCGCAGGGTGAGCGCGATCCCCGCGGCAAGGACGCCGGCGCCGGCGACGTGCATGAGCAAGGTGGCCGCGGCGCTCCCCATCGCGCCGTACCGCGGTATCCAGAGCAGGTCGCCGCCAAGGTTCACCGCGAACTCGACCACCCCGACCATCGCCACCAGGCGGGTGTGACCGAGCCGCAGCCCGACCGGCACGAGCAGCAGGTTCACCGACCCGATGACGTTGGCCGCGAGCAGGACGCGCAACACGCCGGCGGCGGACGTGTACCGCGTGCCGTAGAGGACTTCGACGATCCACGGGGCCAGCCAGATGCCGGCGGCGGCCGCCGCCGCCAGCACCAGGGCCCCGTTCCGCACCAGGCGAAGATAGCGCTTCAGCTGCTGGTGCTCGATGATCGCCGTGGCGTAGGGAAGCGCCACCGACCACGCGGCGCCCGACGCGAGCAGCAGCACTCCCGAGACCCGCGCCGCCGCGTTCCATATCCCGGTTTCCGTGACGCCTGACAGCGCGGATAGCAGCAGCGTGTCGCTCTGCCCGACCAGGGCGTACGCCACCGCCGGGACCGCCATCCACACCGAAAAGGTGAGCCATTCCCCGGGCGGCTTCCGGAGGATGGGAGGCCAAAGAGGTACGGTGCGGTGGGAGGTCCAGTACATCGCCCCCGCCTCGGCGGCGACGGCGATCAGGGTCACCGCGAGCGCGGCGGTGATCGTGAGGCCGCCGGCAACGGCGAGCGTGGCGTAGGTCGCGAGCCGCGCCGCGGCGAGTCCCGAGCGGGTGACCGCGAGCGAGCGCTGGTCGCGCACGACCTGTAGGACGGAGACGTAGTGGGCGCCCGCCGCCATCGCGACGCCGCACGCCGCCGCCGCGGCGGCCAGCCAGGGCATGCCCGGGGGGAGTTGGAGCGATGGCAGGATCCACCGGCCCGCGAGTGTCACCCCGAGCGCGATCGTGAGGGCGACGCCGACGCGCAGGCCCAGGAAGATCGTGTGGAGATGCCGGATGTCGCGGCCGCCCATGATCTCGGGGCTGCCGAGCCGCACGAAGGCGACGGAGAACCCTAGGTCCGAGAGGCCGGCGACGGTGAACACGATGGCGAGGGCGACGGCGACCGTGCCGAATCCTGCGGGGCCGAGGCTGCGCGCGAGCAGGATGGTGGTACCGACCCCGAGCGCGGCGGTGGCGACGGTGCCCGCGAGCGACCAGCCGGCGTCGCGGGCGCCCCGGCGGGCGGTGAACGCCAGCAGGGACTGGAGCCACGCGCCTCGGGGGGCGCCGGGCGGGGGCGGGGGCGCCGCTACAGCACTCCCCCCCGCCGGAACATCCCCACTTCGTCGAACCGCCGCTCGTACAGCTCGAGCACCTCTTCGCGCGTGACGACGGCGACGCCCGCCTTGCCCACCTCGATGCCGGCGGCGTAGTTCGCGAGCACCGTCGCCTCGCGCATGGTCGCTCCCGCGGCTAGCGCCGTGCCGACCCACGCTGTGACCGTGTCGCCCGCGCCGGAAACGTCGTACACCTCGCGCGCGTGGGTAGGGAATCGCGTTATGGCGCCGTCCTTGGCGAGCAGCGCCATGCCTTGCGGCCCCAGCGTGAGGAGGAGGTTGTCCACCTCGAGTTGCGCCATCACCATGGGCAGCGCATCGGCGTGCTCCAGGTCCACGGCGGCGCCGAGGGCCGCTTCCAGTTCGCGCCGGTTAGGCTTGAAGACGGTGGCGCCCTTGTAGTTGAAGAAATGCTTGTACTTGGGGTCCACGACCGACGGGATGCCGCGCTTGCGTGCTCCCTGGAGTGCCGCCTCGATGACGGTCGGCGCCAGGGTGCCCTTGTTGTAGTCCTCGAGCAGGATCGCGTCGGCGTTCTTGAGGGCGCGCTTGAGCCGGTCCTTCAGCTCCTCCAGCGCTTCGCCGTCGAGGAGCGTGTCCTCTTCTTCGTCGATCCGCACCAGCTGCTGGCTGCGCGCCACGACGCGCGTCTTGGACGTGGTGGGCCGCGCGGTCACTACGATGACGCCGTCGTCGCGGATCCCCGCGGCCGCCAGCTCGGTACGCAGCTGCTCACCACGCTGGTCGTCCCCGATCGCGCCGACGAACGTGACCTCCGCGCCGATCGCGGCCACGTTGGCCGCCACGTTCGCGGCCCCGCCGAGGGCGTACCGCCGCTCCTGCACCGTGACGACCGGGACCGGCGCCTCGGGGGAAATGCGCTCCACGTCCCCGATGAGATAGATGTCGAGCATGGCGTCGCCGACCACGACGATGCGGCGGCCCTTCATTGCGTCCAGCAGGGCGATGATGCGCTCGCGAACGATCACGACGGGCGCTCCAGCAGGTTGCCCACGAGTTCGCCGATGGCCAGCGAGCACGTGAGTCCGGGCGATTCGATGCCGATCAGGTTGACCCAGCCTGGACGGCCACTATCCGACTCTTCACTGATCACGAAGTCACGGAAGCCTTCGCCGGGCCCCTGCAGCTTGGGCCGGATGCCGGCCAGATCGGGCGAGAGATCCTCCGGCTCCAGGCCTTCGAGATACCGCGATGCCGCCGCGTGAAACGTCTCGCGCAAACCCTCGGCGACCCCGTAGTCCTGCACCCGAGCGGAAAGGTACTCGACGTCGGGACCCAGCCGGATACCGCCTGCCAGGTCCAGCGTCACGTGGATCCCCAGCCCGGCCGGTTGCGGCGTCGGGTAGATGAGGTGGCTCGCCAGGTGCCGCTTCCGCGGGTGCACCCGAAAATAATGCCCCCGCGCGAAGTGCACCCGGTAGCCGCACGCCTCCACGTCGAACCCCGCGAGCGCGGCGACCCGGTCCGCTTCCAGGCCCGCCGAGTTGACCACCCAGCGCGCCGTGACCGCGGTGCAGGCGCCATCGTTTGCGCGCGCGGTCAGCCGATACCCGCCCTCCATGGCATCGACCCCGGCGAGCGTGTGCCGCCAGGCCACCGTGCACCCATGGCCTCCGGCGTCGGCGAGCAGGCTGGCCATGAATGCGTGCGAGTCGACGATCCCTGTGTCCGGCGACCAGAGCGCGGCCGTCGCCCGCACCCGGGGCTCGAGGGTGCGGGTCTCCACGGCCGACAGCGTACGGAGCGATCGCACCCCGTTGGCTTCGGCGCGTCGCCCGATCTCGTCGAGCCTCGGCTCCTCGTCGCTCGAGGTTGCGACGATGAGCTTGCCGATCCGGCGGTGCGGCACGTCGTGCGTCTCACACCAGGCGTAGAGGCTGCGGTTGCCGCTCGCACACAGCGTGGCCTTGAGGCTGCCGGGTGGGTAGTAGATGCCGGCGTGCACGACCTCGCTGTTCCGGCTGCTCGTTTCCACCCCGAAGCGCTCGTGCCGCTCCACGACTATCACCTCGTGCCCGCGCGCGGCGAGCTCCCGGGCGCACGCGAGGCCGATGACCCCGGCGCCGATGACCATGGCGTCAACGTCCATGCCAAGCGCCGCGCGGTGGCCCGTCAACCGGCTCGGCCGCGCCCATCCGCGTTACCAGCGCAGCGCTCCGGACAGCCGCCGGCGCAGCTCGACCCGCACCCTCCACACCCACCGGCCGTCGCTCGCGCCGTCCACGTGCTCCGCATTGCGGACGAAGTGCCGCCCGATCTCCGCGCTCAGGCTCGCGCCATCGCGGGGCGTCCACGCCACCTGGCCGGCCACGCGCGCCGTGCGTTCCACCACGCCTTCGAAGAGCGTGGGGGTCGTGGCGAACAGCGACTCGGCGGGGTAGCGCACCCGGAAGTCCCCTTCGCCCTGGCGCAGCCACGTCAGCTCCGCGCCGACCAGCAGGCGCGGCGCGGCGATCGCCGTGACCCGGGCCGTGGCCTGGTCGTAGTCGGCGTAGCTCCGCCCGATGCCGACGCCCCGGAGCGTGTACTGCTCCTCGTTCGCGGGGGTACGGTAGGCCAGGTTCGTCACCCGCGTGTAGAAGGCCGACCAGCTCACGGCTCCGCCGCCGGCTCCGCCGGACGCCGAGAGCGTGTAGCCGTACCCGTTAGGCTCCTTGTCGCCCTGCGCCTTCTCGTCCACCTGTGCGTCATCTAGGTAGAGCTGCGCGAACAACCTCACGCTGCCGCCCGCCTGCCACGAGACGTCCGCGCCCAGCAGCGCGTTGGAGGTCGGCACGTCGTTGTATTGGGCCAGCAGGAAAAGGTTGAGGGGGTTGACGTACCACGGCTCGAAGGAGCGGGGGATCCCCCCCGTCTGGGCGTAGAGCGCGGCCTCGGAGAGAGAGAACGCGAAACGGGAAGACGGCTGGACCACCAGTCTATGGAGCGACAGGTAGCGGTTCACCGGCTGGATCGTGTTGAACAGCGGCAGCGGGTCCAGTTGGGTGGCCAGAAGTTCGAGCCGGAGCCGCCGCGGGCCCAGGCGCAGCATCAGGTGGTCGAAGGCGTACGGGCTGGTTGAGAGCAGCAGGCCCTCGACCTCGGGAGATCCCCAGTTGCGGTCCATGATGCCGAAGAACAGGTCGGCGTAACGCCACGACGCGGTGAGGTACGCCTCGTCGTTCCGCCCCGCCACGATGCGGTCCTTCTTGCCCGTGTAGTCGGGATCGAACCTGAGGCGGTTGTCGATGCGCGGATGGGTCACGAGCGCGAAGTGCGGCAGCTCGAGCGATGCCGAGAGACCGGCCTGCGGGTAGATGCCGGTCGAGTCGGCGGAGGGGCGCAGCGCCCACCGCCGTGCATCCGACGCGCCGAGCGCACCCACACTGGCGTCCAGCGTCCAGCGCACGGTGTCGGCGCCGTCATCCAGCTCGTGCGCGAGTTCGCGGAGCATGCTCAGCGCCGACGCGCCGACGGCCGTCGTGTCCACCGCGGCGATCGCCCGCGCCACGTCGGCGCGGCGGAGCGGCCGGGTGAGCGGATCCAGCCCGCGAAGGACGCCGGCCCGCGACAGGTGGTCTACGTAGGGTGTTGCCCAGGAAGACATGGGCAGGTAGCGGTTGCTTTCGACCTGGGCCGCCAGTGGCGCGGCGCCTGCCGCAACGAACGCGGTGACGAGGAGAACGCGCATCGGCCGAATATAGGGCAGGCGCCGCGGGGCAGACAGACCGCGGCCGCCGGAGAGACGCCGCCCCCTCCCACCGGTTAGCTTTCCCCCGACATGACCTCCACCGTTGACGCCGTCCGAGGCCACGTAGTCGAGTCGCGCCACCGGGTCTCCATCGCGGTCGTTTCGAGCGACGGGGCACTGGTCGCGCGGAGCGGCGATCCCGGCCTCGTGACCTTCTGGCGCTCCGCGGCCAAGCTTTTCCAGGCGATCCCGCTCGTGTCCGACGGCGCGGCCGACGCCCTGGGCGTGGACGACGAGGAGCTGGCCCTCGCCTGCGCCTCGCACAACGGCGAGGCCAGGCACGTGGAAGTGGCGCGGAGCTTCCTGGGCCGCTCCGGATCGAACGAGGGCGATCTCGTCTGTGGGCCCCATGAGTCGCTCTCCGAACCGGTCGCCCGCGCCATGGCCGAGCGCGGCGAGAAGCCGACCCGGGCGCACAGCAATTGCTCGGGGAAGCACTCGGGGATGCTGGCACTCGCGCGATTCCACGGTTGGGAGAAATCGGGCTACGCGCTGCCCGACCACCCGGTGCAGCGGCGCTGCCTGGCTGAGGTCGCATCGTGGACCGGCCTCGGAGAATCGCAGATCTCGCTCGCGACGGACGGATGCGGCGTGCCGAGCTTCGCGCTCCCGATCCGGTCCATGGCGCTGGCGTTCGCGCGTCTCTCGGTCGTCGCCGCGGGCGAGGAGGGAGCCCCGGTATCGAACGGCGCGAGCGCGGCGGCGCGGCGCATCGTTGCGGCGGTACGCGCCGACCCGTTCCTCATCGCGGGCACGGGACGCCTCGATACCGAGCTCCTCGAAGCCGGCGGCGGCAAGATCCTGGCCAAGGTGGGCGCCGAAGGCGTCTACTCGGCGGCGCTGACGGAGCAGCGGCTGGGCGTCGCGATCAAGGTCGAGGATGGCGACATGCGATGCCTGGCGCCTGCTCTCCTCGCGGTGCTCGACCAGCTCGCGCCCGGCGCGGCGCGGGTGAGCGAGTCCCACCGCGAGCCCCCGATCCGGAACAGCGTCGGCGCCGTGGTCGGTCGCTTGGTCGCCACCGTCAATCTCGAACGGCCCACATGACCCGTCCGGCTGTCCGTTTGTCCGCAAGGGAATGATCCGCCCTGCCTTCAATTCGATGACACGTCGTCGCGATTCGGTGCTATCGTGAGCGCGCTCGACCCGTCGACCGCCGGCCTGGTACGCGTCGCCCTCGCGATCCCGGACGCGGAAGAAGCGGCGTCGCGGCCGCCGCGCTGCGCGCCGTCGTGCCCGCGTCCGGGGAGGGCGCCGACGCCGCGGACTACGATCGTTGGAGGGAGTGGCTCTCGCGTGGAGAGGAAACCGGCCGCCGCATCTACGGCCCGCAGTTCGACCAGCTGCGGCGCAACGTGGCCGCCCTGCACCCGGCGCTCGATCTCTGGATCGTCGTGGACGGGTACGGGCGTACCATCAGCCGGCCGGCGCTCGACATGACCAGGCGTGAGCTGTGCTCGATCGCCATGCTCGTTCCCCAGAACGCGCCCCGGCAGCTGCACTCGCACCTGCGTGGCGCGCTGAACGTCGGTGCGACGCCTGACCAGGTTGCCGCTGTCCTGGCGCTCGCCGGAGAGGTCGGACTTCCGGGCTCGCGAGTGGACGCTGCACGCGCCCTGTGGCACGACTTCGCTGCTTCCGCCAACGGCCAACGGCCGACGGCCAACGGCTGACCCATGTTCATCGACCAGGTCTTCGTGGATGTCCGGTCGGGACATGGCGGGTCCGGGATGGCGGCGTTCCGGCGCGAGAAGTTCGTGCCCAAGGGCGGCCCGTCGGGGGGTGACGGCGGGCGCGGTGGCAGCGTGTACGTCGTGGCCGAACCCCAGCTCTGGACGCTGCTCGACTATACCTACAAGAAGCGGTGGATCGCCGGATCGGGGGAACCCGGCGGAACGTCGCAGCGCACCGGCCGCTCCGCCGACGACCTGGTGCTGCCGTTGCCGCCCGGTACGGTCGTGCGCGACGCGGACACCGGGGAGCCGATCGGCGAGGTCGTGAAGCCCGGCGAGCGCCTGCTGGTCGCCAAGGGCGGTCGCGGCGGTCTCGGCAACCAGCACTTCGCTACGCCGACCCATCAGGCGCCCACTGAATACCAGCCCGGGGAGGACGGCGAGAAGCGGCGAATCGAGCTCACGCTGAAGCTCATCGCCGACGTCGGTCTTCTAGGAGAGCCGAACGCCGGCAAGAGCAC
Above is a window of Gemmatimonadales bacterium DNA encoding:
- a CDS encoding glycosyltransferase, with product MAEAPDPALSVIIPTYNNVAVLRRCLESWQRYAAAQPVELLVIEDGCLDGTVGYLREVAATPWGARFLRWFHEDNVNQLKCNNRGFREARAPLFLVWDDDMFLEVHWLVPELLATFRAYPELGLLSLIRGLYCFPLAYPITQWEHLHDPKHLVSTLGPGLALNWFRLAEVDIVVRPWMVRRACLDKVGPLDEAFAPIEWDEADLCYRVRAQGGWKVATHGYERLGAFTHLGSSTLGRMVSEKHKAMVLPKGQLFHQRWDETIRTERSRPRRTWWRRLPPASLPLTLRRGFAFALLKLGVRTAGASFGSARSA
- a CDS encoding asparaginase is translated as MTSTVDAVRGHVVESRHRVSIAVVSSDGALVARSGDPGLVTFWRSAAKLFQAIPLVSDGAADALGVDDEELALACASHNGEARHVEVARSFLGRSGSNEGDLVCGPHESLSEPVARAMAERGEKPTRAHSNCSGKHSGMLALARFHGWEKSGYALPDHPVQRRCLAEVASWTGLGESQISLATDGCGVPSFALPIRSMALAFARLSVVAAGEEGAPVSNGASAAARRIVAAVRADPFLIAGTGRLDTELLEAGGGKILAKVGAEGVYSAALTEQRLGVAIKVEDGDMRCLAPALLAVLDQLAPGAARVSESHREPPIRNSVGAVVGRLVATVNLERPT
- the obgE gene encoding GTPase ObgE, which produces MFIDQVFVDVRSGHGGSGMAAFRREKFVPKGGPSGGDGGRGGSVYVVAEPQLWTLLDYTYKKRWIAGSGEPGGTSQRTGRSADDLVLPLPPGTVVRDADTGEPIGEVVKPGERLLVAKGGRGGLGNQHFATPTHQAPTEYQPGEDGEKRRIELTLKLIADVGLLGEPNAGKSTLLAAVTAARPKIADYPFTTLEPNLGVVQLSRHRSFVIADIPGIIEGAHAGKGLGLKFLRHVERTRLLVYMIPVDAPDTAGAYDLLRREAEAFSAELAAKPHCVAWTKVDLVPSAHELDLPETPDAFAQFVISGVSHSGLEPFLESMWKRLKVERADGD
- a CDS encoding oligosaccharide flippase family protein, yielding MLAFTARRGARDAGWSLAGTVATAALGVGTTILLARSLGPAGFGTVAVALAIVFTVAGLSDLGFSVAFVRLGSPEIMGGRDIRHLHTIFLGLRVGVALTIALGVTLAGRWILPSLQLPPGMPWLAAAAAACGVAMAAGAHYVSVLQVVRDQRSLAVTRSGLAAARLATYATLAVAGGLTITAALAVTLIAVAAEAGAMYWTSHRTVPLWPPILRKPPGEWLTFSVWMAVPAVAYALVGQSDTLLLSALSGVTETGIWNAAARVSGVLLLASGAAWSVALPYATAIIEHQQLKRYLRLVRNGALVLAAAAAAGIWLAPWIVEVLYGTRYTSAAGVLRVLLAANVIGSVNLLLVPVGLRLGHTRLVAMVGVVEFAVNLGGDLLWIPRYGAMGSAAATLLMHVAGAGVLAAGIALTLRRRGGDALATHIG
- a CDS encoding nucleotide sugar dehydrogenase, which translates into the protein MTTAFDRDVGVIGGCGHVGLPLALNFADKGRRTVIYDIDQRALALVAGGSMPFEEQGAPEMLARVLKAGRLECTHRAEALASCRALILIIGTPVDDHLNPALDAIPRALEACRPSLRDGQLLVLRSTVFPGTSARVQRWVRDQGLDISVAFCPERVAQGHSLREFAELPQIVSAFDERGLAEARELFGLFTSDLVEMQPMEAELAKLLTNAWRYVQFATANQFFMMAQSAGLDFHRILEGSRFNYPRLAGMPGPGFAAGPCLFKDTMQLAAFGHNQFYLGHAAMLINEGLPDFLVQQVKAKTTLTEKTAGILGMAFKAGSDDKRSSLSYKLKNILRAEAARVLCSDPHVKDQDLVPLESVLAESDVVFIGAPHPEYRGLAVPDGKTVVDVWNLLGRGYLV
- a CDS encoding NAD(P)/FAD-dependent oxidoreductase; the protein is MDVDAMVIGAGVIGLACARELAARGHEVIVVERHERFGVETSSRNSEVVHAGIYYPPGSLKATLCASGNRSLYAWCETHDVPHRRIGKLIVATSSDEEPRLDEIGRRAEANGVRSLRTLSAVETRTLEPRVRATAALWSPDTGIVDSHAFMASLLADAGGHGCTVAWRHTLAGVDAMEGGYRLTARANDGACTAVTARWVVNSAGLEADRVAALAGFDVEACGYRVHFARGHYFRVHPRKRHLASHLIYPTPQPAGLGIHVTLDLAGGIRLGPDVEYLSARVQDYGVAEGLRETFHAAASRYLEGLEPEDLSPDLAGIRPKLQGPGEGFRDFVISEESDSGRPGWVNLIGIESPGLTCSLAIGELVGNLLERPS
- the rfaE1 gene encoding D-glycero-beta-D-manno-heptose-7-phosphate kinase, which encodes MIVRERIIALLDAMKGRRIVVVGDAMLDIYLIGDVERISPEAPVPVVTVQERRYALGGAANVAANVAAIGAEVTFVGAIGDDQRGEQLRTELAAAGIRDDGVIVVTARPTTSKTRVVARSQQLVRIDEEEDTLLDGEALEELKDRLKRALKNADAILLEDYNKGTLAPTVIEAALQGARKRGIPSVVDPKYKHFFNYKGATVFKPNRRELEAALGAAVDLEHADALPMVMAQLEVDNLLLTLGPQGMALLAKDGAITRFPTHAREVYDVSGAGDTVTAWVGTALAAGATMREATVLANYAAGIEVGKAGVAVVTREEVLELYERRFDEVGMFRRGGVL
- a CDS encoding carboxymuconolactone decarboxylase family protein, producing the protein MPASGEGADAADYDRWREWLSRGEETGRRIYGPQFDQLRRNVAALHPALDLWIVVDGYGRTISRPALDMTRRELCSIAMLVPQNAPRQLHSHLRGALNVGATPDQVAAVLALAGEVGLPGSRVDAARALWHDFAASANGQRPTANG
- a CDS encoding NAD-dependent epimerase/dehydratase family protein: MSERPVRVLVTGSSGFIGGYLVQELLDHGYDVAGVDNHSKYGRVARSYDAHPRYTFRQGDCRDPALLKELVADCDHLVAGAARIGGISYFHQFAYDLLADNERIVAATFDAAIWAHRERRLKKITVMSSSMVFENATVFPTPEGHEHACPPPSSSYGFQKLACEYFARAAWDQYSLPYTIVRPFNCVGIGERKAVGGRAVKSGNVELALSHVVPDLVQKVLKGQDPLHLLGDGKQVRHYTYGGDIARGVRIAMESELALNEDFNISNDRSTTVLELAELVWEKIHHGQKPFRWVSDEPFRHDVQRRVPDTRKAREVLGFAPSTSLDTMLDEVIAWISEEIRQGTF